The following nucleotide sequence is from Psychroflexus torquis ATCC 700755.
TTCTGGATTTATATTTTTAGAATAACCACTTTTTAGAAAAGGTTCTGTTATTTTTTTAAGTTGATCTTTAGAAATATAACCCATCTTATAAGCTGTTTCTTCTATAGACCCTATTTTAAGACCTTGGCGTTCCTCTATAACCTCAACAAATTGTGAGGCTTGCATCAACGAGTTAAAAGTTCCTGTATCTAACCATGCGGTTCCTTTATCCAAAATACTAACATTCAATTTTCCTTTTTCCAGATAAGCGTTATTCACATCTGTAATTTCTAGTTCTCCTCTATGACTTGGAGTTATAGATTTAGCAATATCAACCACGTCATTATCATAAAAATAAATCCCAGGCACCGCATAATTAGATTTTGGATGTTTAGGCTTTTCTTCTATAGACTTCACTTGGCCATTAGTATCAAAATCTACAACACCATAGCGTTC
It contains:
- the rfbA gene encoding glucose-1-phosphate thymidylyltransferase RfbA → MKGIVLAGGSGTRLHPLTLAVSKQLMPIYDKPMIYYPLSTLMSAGIREILIISTPNDLPLFKKLLGDGSSLGCKFEYAVQADPNGLAEAFIIAEDFIGNDKVALILGDNIFYGTGLDQLLQGNTNPDGGIIYAYHVHDPERYGVVDFDTNGQVKSIEEKPKHPKSNYAVPGIYFYDNDVVDIAKSITPSHRGELEITDVNNAYLEKGKLNVSILDKGTAWLDTGTFNSLMQASQFVEVIEERQGLKIGSIEETAYKMGYISKDQLKKITEPFLKSGYSKNINPE